One Engystomops pustulosus chromosome 7, aEngPut4.maternal, whole genome shotgun sequence DNA window includes the following coding sequences:
- the RACK1 gene encoding small ribosomal subunit protein RACK1 has protein sequence MTEQMTLRGTLKGHNGWVTQIATTPQFPDMILSSSRDKTVIMWKLTRDETNYGVPQRALRGHSHFVSDVVISSDGQFALSGSWDGTLRLWDLTTGTTTRRFVGHTKDVLSVAFSADNRQIVSGSRDKTIKLWNTLGVCKYTVQEESHTEWVSCVRFSPNSSNPIIVSCGWDKLVKVWNLANCKLKTNHIGHTGYLNTVTVSPDGSLCASGGKDGQAMLWDLNEGKHLYTLDSGDVINALCFSPNRYWLCAATGPSIKIWDLEGKIIVDELKQEVISTSSKAEPPQCTSLAWSADGQTLFAGYTDNLIRVWQVTIGTR, from the exons ATGACTGAGCAGATGACCCTTCGGGGGACCCTTAAGGGGCATAATGGTTGGGTTACCCAAATTGCGACCACCCCACAGTTCCCGGACATGATCCTCAGCTCTTCCCGGG ACAAGACCGTCATCATGTGGAAGCTGACCCGTGACGAGACCAACTATGGTGTCCCTCAGCGCGCCCTGCGTGGTCACTCCCACTTTGTCAGTGACGTTGTCATCTCCTCCGATGGGCAGTTTGCTCTGTCAGGTTCTTGGGATGGGACTCTGAGGCTGTGGGATCTTACAAC TGGCACAACCACAAGGAGATTTGTGGGTCACACCAAGGATGTCCTCAGCGTGGCCTTCTCAGCTGACAACCGTCAGATTGTGTCAGGATCTCGAGACAAGACCATCAAGCTGTGGAACACTCTGGGAGTGTGCAAGTACACAGTGCAG GAAGAATCTCACACTGAATGGGTTTCTTGTGTCCGTTTCTCACCAAACAGCAGCAATCCCATCATTGTGTCCTGCGGATGGGACAAGTTGGTAAAG GTTTGGAATCTGGCCAACTGCAAGCTGAAGACCAACCACATTGGCCACACCGGCTACCTGAACACCGTCACCGTGTCTCCTGATGGGTCTCTGTGCGCCTCTGGAGGCAAG GATGGACAAGCCATGTTGTGGGATCTGAATGAGGGGAAACACTTGTACACCTTGGACAGTGGAGACGTTATCAATGCCCTTTGCTTCAGTCCCAACCGCTACTGGCTGTGCGCTGCCACAGGGCCAAGCATCAAGATCTGG GATTTGGAGGGCAAGATCATTGTAGATGAACTGAAGCAGGAGGTGATCAGTACAAGCAGCAAAGCTGAGCCCCCACAGTGTACTTCTCTGGCCTGGTCAGCAGATGGACAG ACCCTCTTTGCTGGATACACAGACAACTTGATCAGAGTCTGGCAAGTGACCATTGGAACACGTTAA